One Diadema setosum chromosome 8, eeDiaSeto1, whole genome shotgun sequence genomic window carries:
- the LOC140231663 gene encoding uncharacterized protein yields MELEKYVQLGKDCGLQGAELVEFARTERDKYLEEKRRDEKLERDERQVQREEITKQKRIELEIAQYKSVNVKATNSVRSSLPSLPAFRADSDDLDAYLLRFERYAKQSQWPEECWAPALGNLLTGRALEVYSLLPANEADDYESLKDTLLRQFALTEEGFRKRFREARQRMGESFGQFATRITGYATRWVEMSGTSKSYEGLLELTVREQLLECCDRGLSVFIRERNPRSVKEMADIADRYRDAHGHGGSGKRARDDNKSRNQGNEASQAKKGGATSRDNQGCFVCGKQGHFASKCPDRKTDQSKVTNKQYVPKSKQTGATCVVGVCPTHDAHERGNVSGTPSVKLMCGHELPLLSGGCNVGTDMSTCEGMVNGKRVKVLRDTRCNTVVVKRQLIEESQLTGEIQTCVLIDGTVRKVPLAKVEIDSPYFVGTTHALCMTNPIYDLIIGNVSGARQPGDEDIGWRDAREKPSAEEMTTSGSEAESAEAESSKGTMQNGITTTSDSRDRPHTDESVKQLPTPLPTTNESAAVETRGMRKSKERPWKRLGSADQPTITATREEMIREQARDATLEKLRKLAEKGEAKAVGKGSEVRYFCRDNLLFREYRSPYVERGKIFTQLVVPQPYRSEVLRLAHDSPLAGHLQTKKTADRILAHFYWPGIQADVKRYCASCDSCQRTTPKGKIGKVPLTIPPLIDTCFRRVAVDLIGPLEPITERGNRYILTIIDLATRYPEAVALPRIEAERVAEALVEVFSRLGIPNEILSDNGTQFVSGVMKEAAQLLGVKQFHTTPYHPMANGACERFNGTLKQMLRRMCQERPRDWDRFLPALLFAYREVPHESLGFSPFELMYGRVVRGPMTVLKELWTKEIPEEETKTTYQYVIDLQNRLEQTCELAKEELSKASRKYKKHFDVKTKERRFECGDKVLLLLPTTRNKLQMQWRGPFEVVQRIARDDYRLLVNGKERTYHANLMKRYIGREEEKVNDAESENQGQLEANYVSVVDDQVDDDGSVPLSFPSIEASESVHDVKCSDELDEEKMKEVKSLLLEFSDVMTDVPGRTDIIEHAIELKTNEPIRSRPYPVPRSLKETIREEVNTMLRMGVIERSTSPYASPVVLVKKKDGKNRFCVDYRKLNAKTVVDNEPIPNIEELMAEIGNAKFFTKIDLAKGYWQIPVVEEDRKKTAFVTPDGQYEFKVLPFGLVNAPAVFTRMMRALLEGLPHVVHYIDDILIYSSSWQEHLNDIRQVCLRLRQAHLTARPTKCHVACKSVEFLGHIVGQGKMKPTPEQIQKVMATTRPTTKKEVRAFLGLVGYYRKFIPNMSTIAAPLTDATKKNEPDKIRWDESHEQAFCTLRDRLVDFPILRLPDDDKEFVLRTDASDVGLGAVLMQESEGKYFPISYASRKLLKRERVYPIVEHECLALAWAVRKFSYFLYGRAFQLQTDHYPLAHLTHARMQNPRVMRWALALQAYQYRVQVIKGSENVGADYLSRCPTE; encoded by the coding sequence ATGGAGTTAGAGAAGTACGTACAATTAGGTAAAGATTGTGGACTGCAAGGTGCAGAACTAGTGGAgtttgcccgcactgaaagagaCAAGTATCTCGAAGAAAAGAGACGAGATGAAAAGttagaaagagatgaaagacAGGTACAAAGGGAAGAAATAACCAAGCAAAAGAGGATTGAGTTAGAAATAGCTCAATACAAGAGTGTCAATGTGAAGGCAACAAATAGTGTAAGGAGTAGCTTACCAAGCTTGCCGGCGTTTCGCGCTGACTCTGACGATTTGGACGCTTATCTGTTGCGCTTTGAGAGATATGCAAAACAAAGTCAGTGGCCAGAGGAATGCTGGGCTCCTGCATTGGGGAACCTTTTGACCGGGCGCGCTTTGGAGGTTTATTCTCTTTTACCGGCAAATGAAGCTGATGACTATGAAAGTCTGAAAGATACACTCTTGCGGCAGTTTGCGCTAACTGAAGAAGGCTTTCGCAAACGTTTTCGAGAGGCGCGGCAGAGAATGGGCGAATCATTTGGGCAATTTGCAACGCGCATAACCGGATATGCTACTAGATGGGTAGAGATGTCGGGTACAAGCAAGTCCTATGAAGGGCTACTAGAGCTAACGGTGCGTGAACAGCTGCTCGAATGTTGTGATCGTGGATTATCTGTTTTCATTCGTGAGAGAAACCCACGATCGGTGAAGGAGATGGCAGATATCGCAGATCGGTATCGGGACGCACACGGGCATGGCGGCTCCGGTAAACGCGCACGCGACGATAATAAGTCTCGTAACCAGGGCAACGAAGCAAGCCAAGCAAAGAAAGGGGGCGCTACGTCACGTGACAACCAGGGTTGCTTTGTCTGTGGTAAGCAAGGACACTTTGCTTCTAAGTGTCCAGACCGTAAAACTGACCAGTCGAAAGTTACTAACAAGCAGTATGTGCCAAAGTCAAAACAGACGGGGGCAACATGTGTGGTAGGAGTATGCCCTACTCATGATGCTCACGAGAGAGGGAATGTTAGTGGCACACCTTCTGTCAAACTGATGTGTGGTCACGAGTTACCCCTTCTTAGTGGTGGGTGTAACGTAGGCACAGACATGTCGACATGTGAAGGTATGGTGAATGGTAAAAGAGTTAAGGTGCTGAGAGACACTCGTTGCAACACCGTAGTGGTGAAACGTCAACTGATAGAGGAATCACAGCTGACTGGTGAGATTCAAACTTGTGTGCTCATAGATGGTACTGTGAGAAAAGTGCCATTAGCAAAAGTTGAAATCGATTCACCATACTTTGTTGGAACAACACATGCTTTATGTATGACGAATCCTATCTACGATCTAATCATAGGTAATGTTAGTGGTGCTAGGCAGCCTGGTGACGAGGACATCGGATGGAGGGATGCTAGGGAGAAGCCGTCAGCTGAGGAGATGACGACCTCCGGTTCAGAGGCAGAGTCCGCGGAAGCAGAGTCTTCGAAAGGGACAATGCAGAACGGCATCACAACGACCTCCGACAGTCGTGATCGTCCCCACACTGACGAGAGTGTGAAGCAGTTACCAACACCCCTACCTACAACCAACGAAAGTGCAGCAGTAGAGACAAGAGGCATGAGGAAATCGAAGGAACGGCCTTGGAAGAGACTAGGATCAGCAGACCAGCCGACGATCACTGCAACCAGGGAGGAGATGATCAGAGAGCAGGCGCGAGATGCCACGCTGGAGAAACTTCGAAAGTTGGCGGAGAAAGGTGAGGCTAAGGCTGTAGGGAAAGGAAGTGAGGTCAGATATTTTTGTCGTGACAATCTTCTCTTCCGTGAATACAGGTCTCCCTACGTCGAGAGAGGAAAGATATTCACGCAGCTAGTGGTGCCCCAGCCGTATCGCAGTGAAGTACTCCGACTAGCTCACGACTCCCCTCTAGCAGGTCACCTGCAGACGAAGAAGACGGCTGACCGGATCCTTGCCCACTTCTATTGGCCAGGGATTCAAGCCGATGTCAAGCGTTACTGTGCATCATGCGATTCATGTCAACGCACTACGCCTAAGGGTAAGATAGGGAAAGTACCCCTGACCATCCCCCCTTTGATTGATACATGTTTTCGTAGAGTGGCGGTCGATTTGATCGGACCACTTGAACCGATCACTGAGAGAGGGAATCGATATATCTTGACGATAATCGATCTTGCAACTAGATACCCAGAGGCGGTAGCGTTACCACGAATCGAAGCAGAACGAGTAGCAGAGGCGTTAGTTGAAGTATTCTCGAGGTTAGGTATTCCTAATGAGATACTCTCTGATAACGGCACTCAATTCGTTTCAGGTGTGATGAAAGAAGCAGCTCAACTCCTGGGAGTGAAGCAATTTCACACGACACCATACCACCCGATGGCGAACGGCGCCTGCGAGAGATTCAACGGCACGTTGAAACAGATGCTGAGGAGAATGTGCCAGGAGCGACCTCGTGATTGGGACCGCTTCCTGCCAGCTCTTCTCTTCGCATATCGAGAGGTGCCTCACGAAAGCCTTGGCTTTTCTCCTTTCGAACTCATGTACGGCCGAGTGGTGAGAGGACCCATGACTGTACTAAAAGAACTGTGGACCAAGGAGATCCCTGAGGAGGAAACGAAGACTACGTACCAGTACGTCATCGACCTCCAAAACCGACTCGAACAGACGTGTGAACTCGCCAAAGAGGAGCTGTCCAAAGCATCAAGGAAGTACAAGAAACACTTCGACGTGAAGACGAAGGAGAGACGCTTCGAGTGCGGCGACAAAGTGCTACTCCTGTTACCGACAACGAGGAATAAGCTGCAAATGCAATGGCGAGGTCCGTTCGAAGTCGTGCAGCGAATCGCCAGAGACGATTACCGACTGCTAGTGAACGGCAAGGAAAGGACCTACCACGCCAATCTTATGAAACGGTACATtgggagagaagaagagaaagtcAACGATGCCGAGAGCGAAAACCAGGGACAACTGGAGGCGAACTATGTCAGCGTCGTGGACGACCAAGTAGATGATGATGGATCGGTGCCCCTCTCATTTCCCTCCATCGAAGCGTCGGAAAGCGTGCATGACGTGAAGTGCAGTGACGAGCTAGACGAGGAGAAGATGAAGGAGGTAAAATCCCTCTTGCTGGAGTTCTCGGATGTCATGACCGATGTCCCAGGACGGACCGACATCATCGAGCACGCCATCGAACTGAAAACGAACGAGCCGATACGTTCTCGCCCATACCCAGTCCCCCGGTCACTGAAGGAGACCATCAGAGAGGAGGTCAACACCATGTTGAGGATGGGAGTGATCGAAAGGTCGACATCGCCATACGCATCCCCCGTGGTCCTTGTAAAGAAAAAGGACGGGAAGAATCGCTTCTGCGTCGACTATAGGAAGTTGAACGCCAAGACAGTTGTCGACAACGAACCAATCCCAAACATCGAAGAACTGATGGCAGAGATAGGAAATGCAAAGTTCTTCACCAAGATCGATTTGGCCAAAGGCTATTGGCAGATACCCGTGGTCGAAGAAGACCGGAAGAAGACCGCGTTTGTCACGCCAGACGGCCAGTACGAGTTCAAGGTACTACCATTCGGGTTAGTAAATGCCCCAGCAGTGTTCACTCGGATGATGAGAGCTCTGCTGGAAGGCCTGCCCCATGTCGTCCATTACATCGACGACATTCTGATCTACAGTTCCTCATGGCAGGAGCACCTGAACGACATCCGACAAGTCTGCCTCCGACTACGACAGGCTCACCTTACAGCGAGACCGACAAAGTGTCATGTCGCGTGTAAGTCCGTGGAGTTCTTGGGACACATCGTAGGACAAGGAAAGATGAAACCTACCCCAGAACAGATCCAGAAGGTGATGGCAACAACGCGACCGACCACCAAGAAGGAGGTGAGAGCATTCTTAGGGCTCGTGGGATATTATCGGAAGTTTATTCCAAACATGTCCACGATCGCCGCTCCCCTCACAGACGCGACGAAGAAGAATGAGCCTGACAAGATAAGATGGGACGAATCCCATGAGCAAGCATTCTGTACACTACGAGACAGACTAGTCGACTTCCCAATTCTAAGACTACCCGATGACGACAAGGAGTTCGTTCTACGGACCGATGCATCCGATGTGGGACTCGGCGCTGTGCTGATGCAGGAAAGCGAGGGGAAATACTTCCCCATCAGCTACGCTTCTCGAAAACTGCTGAAACGCGAGCGCGTGTACCCAATCGTAGAGCACGAGTGTCTAGCTCTTGCGTGGGCGGTCAGAAAGTTCTCGTACTTTTTGTATGGCCGAGCATTCCAGCTGCAAACTGACCACTACCCGCTTGCTCATCTAACACACGCGCGAATGCAAAATCCAAGAGTCATGCGCTGGGCGCTTGCACTGCAGGCATATCAGTATCGTGTACAGGTAATCAAAGGCTCAGAGAATGTTGGGGCTGATTACCTCAGCAGATGCCCTACTGAGTAG